The following coding sequences lie in one Streptomyces sp. NBC_00510 genomic window:
- a CDS encoding RICIN domain-containing protein — protein MPHSPHVGRLVAVLAAVAAALAGLVLAGPGAAAATAVQVTMTTTSDGRTVVKGLQAQTPAAFEAGNGSGGTVITVDPAARYQPFEGGGASFTDSAAWLMNSSGALSAATRDATLRKLFSPTEGIGLGFLRNPMGASDIARSHYTYDDTCCDLSDFSISRDLADVLPLTQQARLLNPALKIMAVPWSAPAWMKDNGKLTQMGKLKPEFYDTYAQYFVKYLQAYEQRGVHVDYVSVQNEPQCCGANSSYPTMEWTAATLLDFTKNHLFPAFRSAGITTKALIHDWNHGDWNTTGAGQLADAALRGDPLFGGVAWHGYAPTPPDYALGSTVQSQYPGVAQYETEHSGGTWVTDQQLEDLRDITGFTRNWARAYVKWSLALDQAMGPHAGGCGTCTGLITVHNGDARSGQVDYTVEYYTMGQLTKFVRAGGVRIGSNATDPVWNTAFVNTDGQRVLVTHNSSSSAQQITVREAGQHFSYSLPARATTTFTWSGAPTGGGGGDGDGISSSAWYQVAGAGSGKCVDAKDRGTANGTAVQQWSCVAGQANQQWQFRPTDGGYYRVVNRNATATEQVWDVTGGASATGDSVPVQTWQWSSGVNQQWKPVLQADGSYVLTARHSGKCLDVTAASTADGALLQQYTCNGTTAQSFRLTPAG, from the coding sequence ATGCCACACTCCCCCCACGTCGGACGCCTGGTCGCCGTGCTCGCGGCGGTCGCCGCGGCGTTAGCCGGGTTGGTGCTCGCCGGACCGGGAGCGGCCGCCGCCACGGCCGTCCAGGTCACCATGACCACCACCTCCGACGGCAGGACCGTGGTCAAGGGCCTGCAGGCACAGACCCCGGCCGCCTTCGAGGCGGGCAATGGCAGCGGCGGCACGGTCATCACGGTGGACCCCGCCGCCCGCTACCAGCCCTTTGAGGGCGGCGGGGCGTCCTTCACCGACAGCGCCGCCTGGCTGATGAACTCCTCCGGCGCCCTGTCGGCGGCCACCCGTGACGCCACCCTGCGCAAGCTGTTCTCCCCCACGGAGGGCATCGGCCTGGGCTTCCTGCGCAACCCGATGGGCGCCTCGGACATCGCGCGCAGCCACTACACGTACGACGACACCTGCTGCGACCTGTCGGACTTCTCCATCTCCCGGGACCTGGCCGACGTCCTGCCGCTGACCCAGCAGGCGCGCCTGCTCAACCCGGCACTGAAGATCATGGCGGTGCCGTGGTCGGCGCCGGCGTGGATGAAGGACAACGGCAAGCTGACCCAGATGGGCAAGCTGAAGCCGGAGTTCTACGACACCTACGCGCAGTACTTCGTGAAGTACCTGCAGGCCTACGAGCAGCGCGGCGTCCACGTCGACTACGTGTCGGTGCAGAACGAGCCGCAGTGCTGCGGCGCGAACAGCAGCTACCCCACGATGGAGTGGACGGCGGCCACGCTGCTGGACTTCACCAAGAACCACCTCTTCCCGGCGTTCCGTTCGGCCGGGATCACCACCAAGGCGCTGATCCACGACTGGAACCACGGCGACTGGAACACCACCGGCGCCGGCCAGCTCGCCGACGCCGCCCTGCGCGGCGACCCGCTCTTCGGCGGCGTCGCCTGGCACGGCTACGCGCCCACCCCGCCGGACTACGCGCTGGGCAGCACCGTCCAGAGCCAGTACCCGGGCGTGGCGCAGTACGAGACCGAGCACTCCGGCGGCACCTGGGTCACCGACCAGCAGCTTGAGGACCTGCGGGACATCACCGGCTTCACGCGCAACTGGGCCCGCGCGTATGTGAAGTGGTCGCTGGCGCTGGACCAGGCGATGGGCCCGCACGCGGGCGGCTGCGGCACCTGCACCGGGCTGATCACGGTGCACAACGGGGACGCGCGCAGCGGGCAGGTCGACTACACCGTGGAGTACTACACGATGGGCCAGCTGACGAAGTTCGTCCGCGCGGGCGGGGTACGGATCGGCAGCAACGCCACCGACCCGGTGTGGAACACGGCCTTCGTCAACACCGACGGGCAGCGGGTGCTGGTCACCCACAACTCCTCGTCGTCAGCCCAGCAGATCACGGTCCGCGAGGCCGGGCAGCACTTCTCGTACAGCCTGCCCGCCCGCGCCACGACCACGTTCACCTGGTCCGGCGCGCCGACCGGCGGCGGGGGCGGCGACGGGGACGGCATCAGCAGCTCCGCCTGGTACCAGGTGGCCGGCGCCGGCTCCGGCAAGTGCGTGGACGCCAAGGACCGGGGCACCGCCAACGGCACGGCGGTGCAGCAGTGGAGCTGCGTCGCCGGGCAGGCCAACCAGCAGTGGCAGTTCCGCCCGACCGACGGCGGCTACTACCGGGTGGTGAACCGCAACGCGACCGCCACCGAGCAGGTCTGGGACGTCACCGGCGGGGCGTCGGCGACGGGTGACTCCGTGCCGGTGCAGACCTGGCAGTGGTCCTCGGGCGTCAACCAGCAGTGGAAGCCGGTGCTCCAGGCGGACGGCTCGTACGTCCTCACGGCCCGGCACAGCGGCAAGTGCCTGGACGTCACGGCGGCCTCGACGGCCGACGGCGCCCTGCTGCAGCAGTACACCTGCAACGGCACCACCGCCCAGTCCTTCCGGCTGACCCCGGCGGGCTGA
- the allB gene encoding allantoinase AllB, translating to MSEAADGIELVLRSPRVVTPQGERPADVAVAGGRIAAVLPYGTEPPAGARLVDLGADALLPGLVDTHVHVNDPGRSEWEGFGTATRAAAAGGVTTLIDMPLNSVPPTTTTAHLEVKRATARGRIHTDVGFWGGAVPGNTKDLRPLHDAGVFGFKCFLLPSGVDEFPQLAPAELEEAMREIARFDGLLIVHAEDPRLIDAAPQPSGPAYAGFLASRPRAAENAAVEALIALARRLDCRVHILHLSSAEALPLIAAARRDGVRLTAETCPHYLTLTAEEVPDGATQFKCCPPIREAGNREALWQGLLDGTLDCVVSDHSPSTVDLKHLDTGDFGAAWGGISSLQLGLPAIWTEARRRGATLADVVRWMARGPARLAGLTTKGAVAPGHDADFAVLAPDESFTVDPAALHHRNQVTAYAGRTLQGVVRSTWLRGERIADHGTPAHPSGRLITRENA from the coding sequence GTGTCCGAGGCCGCTGACGGGATCGAACTGGTGCTGCGTTCACCACGGGTGGTCACACCGCAGGGCGAGCGCCCCGCCGACGTGGCCGTCGCCGGCGGCCGGATCGCCGCCGTGCTGCCGTACGGGACCGAGCCCCCGGCCGGCGCGCGCCTGGTCGACCTCGGCGCGGACGCCCTGCTCCCCGGCCTGGTCGACACCCACGTGCACGTCAACGACCCCGGCCGCAGCGAGTGGGAGGGCTTCGGGACCGCCACCCGGGCGGCCGCCGCCGGCGGCGTCACGACGCTGATCGACATGCCGCTCAACAGCGTCCCCCCGACCACCACCACCGCCCACCTGGAGGTCAAGCGCGCGACCGCCCGCGGCCGGATCCACACCGACGTCGGCTTCTGGGGCGGCGCCGTCCCCGGCAACACCAAGGACCTGCGCCCGCTCCACGACGCCGGGGTCTTCGGCTTCAAGTGCTTCCTGCTGCCCTCGGGCGTCGATGAGTTCCCGCAGCTCGCCCCGGCCGAACTGGAGGAGGCGATGCGCGAGATCGCCCGCTTCGACGGGCTGCTGATCGTCCACGCCGAGGACCCCCGGCTCATCGACGCCGCCCCGCAGCCCTCCGGGCCCGCGTACGCCGGTTTCCTCGCTTCCCGCCCCCGCGCCGCCGAGAACGCCGCCGTCGAGGCGCTGATCGCCCTCGCCCGCCGCCTGGACTGCCGGGTGCACATCCTGCACCTGTCCTCCGCCGAGGCCCTGCCCCTGATCGCCGCCGCCCGCCGCGACGGCGTACGCCTGACGGCCGAGACCTGCCCGCACTACCTGACGCTCACCGCCGAGGAGGTCCCCGACGGCGCGACCCAGTTCAAGTGCTGCCCGCCGATCCGCGAGGCGGGCAACCGGGAGGCCCTGTGGCAGGGCCTGCTCGACGGCACCCTGGACTGCGTCGTCTCCGACCACTCGCCCTCCACCGTCGACCTCAAGCACCTCGACACCGGCGACTTCGGCGCCGCCTGGGGCGGGATCTCCTCCCTCCAGCTCGGCCTGCCCGCGATCTGGACCGAGGCCCGCCGGCGTGGCGCCACGCTCGCCGACGTGGTCCGCTGGATGGCGCGGGGACCGGCGCGCCTGGCCGGACTCACCACCAAGGGCGCCGTCGCGCCCGGCCACGACGCCGACTTCGCCGTCCTGGCGCCCGACGAGAGCTTCACCGTGGACCCGGCGGCGCTCCACCACCGCAACCAGGTCACCGCCTACGCGGGCCGCACCCTCCAGGGGGTCGTACGGAGCACCTGGCTGCGCGGCGAGCGGATCGCCGACCACGGCACCCCGGCCCACCCCTCCGGCCGCCTCATCACAAGGGAGAACGCGTGA
- a CDS encoding IclR family transcriptional regulator — MASDRAGGVQSLERAFDLLERMADAGGEVGLSELSASSGLPLPTIHRLMRTLVDCGYVRQQPNRRYALGPRLIRLGESSARLLGTWARPYLAELVEATGETANMALLDGDEVVYVAQVPSRHSMRMFTEVGRRVLPHSTGVGKALLAHVPPEEVRALLARTGMPAATERTIVDPDAFLAELEHIRAQGYAVDDNEQEVGVRCLAVTVPDSPTAAAISISGPAGRVTEAATEKIVPVLQGVARQLSSALASNGAA, encoded by the coding sequence GTGGCGTCAGACCGCGCCGGGGGCGTACAGTCCCTCGAACGCGCCTTCGACCTGCTGGAGCGGATGGCCGACGCGGGCGGGGAGGTGGGCCTCAGCGAACTGTCCGCGAGCAGCGGGCTGCCGCTGCCCACGATCCACCGTCTGATGCGCACCCTGGTCGACTGCGGCTACGTGCGCCAGCAGCCCAACCGCCGCTACGCGCTGGGACCCCGGCTGATCCGCCTCGGCGAGAGCTCGGCCCGCCTCCTGGGCACCTGGGCCCGCCCCTACCTGGCGGAACTGGTCGAGGCGACCGGCGAGACCGCCAACATGGCGCTCCTGGACGGGGACGAGGTCGTCTACGTCGCCCAGGTCCCCTCACGGCACTCGATGCGGATGTTCACCGAGGTCGGACGGCGCGTCCTGCCGCACTCCACGGGAGTCGGCAAGGCCCTGCTGGCGCACGTCCCGCCGGAGGAGGTACGGGCCCTGCTGGCCCGCACCGGGATGCCGGCGGCCACCGAGCGGACCATCGTCGACCCGGACGCCTTCCTCGCGGAACTGGAGCACATCCGCGCCCAGGGCTACGCCGTGGACGACAACGAGCAGGAGGTGGGGGTCCGCTGCCTGGCGGTCACCGTCCCCGACTCCCCCACGGCCGCCGCCATCTCCATCTCCGGACCCGCCGGACGGGTGACCGAGGCGGCCACGGAGAAGATCGTGCCGGTGCTGCAGGGCGTGGCGCGGCAACTGTCGTCCGCGCTGGCCAGCAACGGCGCCGCCTAG
- a CDS encoding LLM class F420-dependent oxidoreductase, with protein MQLGLHLTKFDHPEGPAGLAPALAAAGEAAESAGAGWLSVMDHYFQMENNGGAEAAMLEAYTTLGFLAARTSSVRLGVLVTGITYRHPGLLAKIATTLDVLSGGRATLGLGAAWYEREHLGLGVPFPPLAERFERLEETLRICLQMWDQDDDGPFKGAHYSLAETRCTPPPVSTPHPEIMIGGGGERKTLRLVARYADACNLFASSTAEVAHKLDVLRAHCDEAGRDYARIRKTMLFVGESLRTGDTDAFVAEMAGYAELGIDTVIVVPPDAEPAGWIDSHCAPAVPRLAELG; from the coding sequence ATGCAACTGGGCCTGCACCTCACGAAATTCGACCACCCCGAGGGACCCGCCGGGCTCGCGCCCGCGCTCGCCGCGGCCGGCGAGGCCGCCGAGTCGGCCGGCGCGGGCTGGCTGTCGGTGATGGACCACTACTTCCAGATGGAGAACAACGGGGGCGCCGAGGCGGCGATGCTGGAGGCCTACACGACGCTGGGCTTCCTCGCCGCCCGCACCTCCTCCGTACGGCTGGGCGTCCTCGTCACGGGGATCACCTACCGCCACCCCGGCCTGCTGGCGAAGATCGCGACCACCCTCGACGTGCTGTCCGGCGGCCGGGCGACCCTGGGCCTCGGCGCGGCCTGGTACGAGCGTGAGCACCTGGGCCTGGGCGTGCCCTTCCCGCCGCTCGCGGAGCGCTTCGAGCGGCTGGAGGAGACGCTGCGGATCTGCCTGCAGATGTGGGACCAGGACGACGACGGCCCCTTCAAGGGCGCGCACTACTCACTGGCGGAGACCCGCTGCACCCCGCCCCCGGTGAGCACGCCCCACCCCGAGATCATGATCGGGGGCGGCGGCGAGCGGAAGACGCTCCGCCTGGTCGCCCGGTACGCGGACGCCTGCAACCTCTTCGCCTCCTCGACCGCCGAGGTCGCGCACAAGCTGGACGTGCTGCGCGCGCACTGCGACGAGGCCGGACGCGACTACGCGCGGATCCGCAAGACCATGCTCTTCGTCGGCGAGTCCCTCCGCACCGGCGACACCGACGCCTTCGTCGCCGAGATGGCCGGTTACGCCGAACTCGGCATCGACACGGTCATCGTGGTGCCGCCGGACGCCGAACCGGCCGGCTGGATCGACAGCCACTGCGCGCCGGCCGTCCCCCGGCTGGCCGAGCTCGGCTGA
- the alc gene encoding allantoicase, whose translation MTAIPRYTGAAQPYPGGDPYADYRGADLPFTGLVDLADRRLGAGVIAANDEFFAERENLLVPGRPEFRAEHFGHKGQVMDGWETRRRRGSDAADPHPADADHDWALIRLAAPGVVRGLVVDTAHFRGNHPRQIAVEATCAPLGAAPADLLADGVRWTELVPRTAVGGHAANGFEVAVERRFTHLRLRQFPDGGIARLRVHGEVVPDPAWLTALGTFDLVALENGGTAEDVSDRFYSSPLNPILPGTSRRMGDGWETRRRRDKGHDWARYRLAGQGVVRAAEIDTGYYKGNAAGWAALLGRDGEDGDWFEILSRTPLQPDTVHRFVVDTPPATHVRLETYPDGGIARLRLWGSLTDAGADRLTRRWDTLA comes from the coding sequence GTGACCGCCATACCCCGGTACACCGGCGCCGCCCAGCCGTACCCCGGAGGGGATCCCTACGCCGACTACCGCGGCGCCGACCTGCCCTTCACGGGCCTCGTCGACCTCGCCGACCGGCGCCTGGGCGCCGGGGTGATCGCCGCCAACGACGAGTTCTTCGCCGAGCGGGAGAACCTGCTCGTCCCCGGACGCCCCGAGTTCCGCGCCGAGCACTTCGGCCACAAGGGCCAGGTCATGGACGGCTGGGAGACCCGCCGCCGCCGTGGCAGCGACGCCGCCGACCCGCACCCCGCCGACGCCGACCACGACTGGGCGCTGATCCGCCTGGCCGCCCCCGGGGTCGTGCGCGGCCTGGTCGTGGACACCGCCCACTTCCGCGGCAACCACCCCCGGCAGATCGCCGTCGAGGCCACCTGCGCGCCCCTGGGCGCCGCGCCCGCGGACCTGCTCGCCGACGGCGTGCGGTGGACGGAACTCGTGCCCCGCACGGCCGTCGGCGGCCACGCCGCCAACGGCTTCGAGGTGGCCGTGGAGCGCCGCTTCACCCACCTGCGGCTCAGGCAGTTCCCCGACGGCGGCATCGCCCGGCTGCGCGTCCACGGCGAGGTCGTCCCCGACCCGGCGTGGCTGACCGCGCTCGGCACCTTCGACCTGGTCGCGCTGGAGAACGGCGGCACCGCCGAGGACGTCTCCGACCGCTTCTACTCCTCCCCGCTCAACCCGATCCTGCCGGGCACGTCCCGCCGCATGGGCGACGGCTGGGAGACCCGCCGCCGCCGCGACAAGGGCCACGACTGGGCGCGCTACCGCCTCGCCGGGCAGGGCGTCGTCCGCGCCGCCGAGATCGACACCGGCTACTACAAGGGCAACGCCGCCGGCTGGGCCGCCCTGCTCGGCCGCGACGGCGAGGACGGCGACTGGTTCGAGATCCTGAGCCGCACCCCCCTGCAGCCCGACACCGTCCACCGCTTCGTGGTCGACACCCCGCCCGCCACCCACGTGCGCCTGGAGACCTACCCCGACGGCGGCATCGCCCGGCTGCGCCTGTGGGGCTCGCTGACCGACGCGGGCGCCGACCGCCTCACCCGGCGGTGGGACACCCTGGCCTGA
- a CDS encoding DUF5955 family protein produces the protein MAARAAVDDEGTLDPRVTALRAAVARCRRELAGYRANLPDRHIAEDELSALAAAAAAGVPDVLRLRRGLLVIAGALGSVSALAGALTEVRRAIELFGTPRPE, from the coding sequence ATGGCCGCCCGCGCGGCGGTCGACGACGAGGGGACCCTCGACCCGAGGGTGACCGCCCTGCGGGCCGCGGTCGCCCGTTGTCGCCGTGAACTCGCCGGGTACCGCGCCAACTTACCGGACCGGCACATCGCCGAGGACGAGCTCTCCGCGCTGGCCGCCGCCGCGGCCGCCGGCGTCCCGGACGTCCTGCGGCTGCGCCGCGGCCTGCTCGTGATCGCCGGGGCGCTCGGCTCCGTCAGCGCCCTGGCCGGTGCCCTCACCGAGGTCCGGCGGGCGATCGAGCTGTTCGGCACCCCGCGTCCCGAGTGA
- a CDS encoding immunity 21 family protein gives MPARTCCLPAHRAFPSGGGADSEAELVAAAEAVLADPAVGWEASGTWRTDGPAVLMDSAEAGGLPAVGYPGGGMPEQAPVPLPPGRWAVRAVQARAGDRTSLGLVRLVPAAS, from the coding sequence CTGCCCGCCAGGACGTGCTGCCTCCCCGCGCACCGGGCCTTCCCTAGCGGGGGCGGCGCCGACTCCGAGGCCGAACTGGTCGCGGCGGCCGAGGCGGTTCTCGCCGATCCCGCCGTCGGGTGGGAGGCGTCCGGGACGTGGCGGACCGACGGACCCGCGGTGCTCATGGACTCCGCCGAGGCGGGGGGCCTGCCGGCCGTCGGGTACCCCGGCGGCGGCATGCCCGAACAGGCCCCCGTCCCGCTGCCTCCCGGGCGCTGGGCGGTACGCGCCGTCCAGGCGAGGGCCGGCGACCGCACCTCGCTCGGTCTGGTGCGGCTCGTGCCCGCCGCCTCTTGA